Genomic segment of Cytobacillus suaedae:
TGGAAGGACACAACGAACATTGATTTAATTCACCATCCGGAGTACTTCCCACCTTCAATTGAAGGTCAAAGCTTGATGAAGCTTGTCCCAACAGATGGGGCATACCTACAAAGCCACTTTCTTGACCTTTTAAATAGCGCAAAAAAGGAAATAAAGATAGGCTCACCCTACTTTATTCCTGGCTCAAAACTGTCTAATGCGTTATTATATGCTTTGAAACGTGGAGTAAAAGTGACTATACTCTTACCTAAAAAAGCAGATCACTTATTTGTAAAAGAAGCTGCCTATCCCTATTTCCAGCCACTTCTAAATGCAGGTGCAAGAATTTATATGTATGAAAAAGGCTTTTATCATGCAAAGGTGTTTATTATAGATGATGTTATCTGTGATATCGGCACTGCTAATTTCGATAAACGCAGTCTTTATTTAAACCATGAAATAAACTGTTATATTTATGATAAAACGGTTATTCAGGACGTGAAGGGACAGTTTAACGAGGAATTGGCCTTTTCTACTGAATTAACCATAGAAAGATACGAAAACCGCTCCATTTTCCATAAATGGAAAGAATCATTTTCTACCCTAATTTCAGCTTTTCTATAACGGTCCGTCCTTCATCGGGAAGGACCTTCTTACTTTTTCAAAAAGGAGGGAACATGTTTGAGAATTAGATTAGGTTATGTCTCACATGCATTGTCATTATGGGAATGCTCCCCAGCAAAGACCATGACTTTTACAAGATATAAGCAGCTTGAAGAAATAGAAAGAATTCAAAAACTCAAAGAAATCACGGCACATAATTTGCGTAGCACATTACGAATGATTTACTACAACATCGCCCATGATATTCACGTCTATAGAATGTCTTCATCTATTGTACCTTTAGCTACCCATCCCGAAGTCATGTGGGATTATCGGTCTGTTTTTAAAAAACAACTAAAGGAAATCGGTACTGCTGTAAAAAAAAGTAAAATCCGTGTAAGCTTTCACCCGAACCAATTCACATTATTTACAAGTGACAAGGAACATATTACAGACAATGCAGTTATTGATATGCAGTACCATTATGACCTTTTAGATGGAATGGGCCTAGCGGATATCTCAAATATTAATATCCATGTCGGAGGAGCCTACGGTGACAAGATTACGGCAATAGAGAGATTTCATCAAAACATTGTAAAGTTACCAGATCACATAAAAAAGAGAATGACATTGGAGAATGATGACAAGACCTACACAACGGAAGAAACCCTTAAGGTTTGTAAAAAAGAACAGATTCCACTCGTATTTGATTATCATCACCACCAAGCAAATCTTGGCTCAACTGACCTTTCGGAGCTATTACCTGAGGTTTTTTCCACTTGGGATCATTTTGGCATTATTCCTAAGGTTCATATTTCTTCACCCAAGTCTGAAAAAGAATTTAGAAGTCATGCAGACTACGTGGACGCAGAGTTCATTTTACCTTTTCTTCATCTTGCACGTGAAGTAGATCAAGATTTTGATATTATGATTGAAGCTAAGCAAAAAGACAAAGCTTGCCTCAAGCTTACTGAAGACCTTTCTAAAATTAGAGGTGTTAAGCGTATCGATGGCGGCACGATCGAATGGTAAAAGGTGTTCCTCAAGGTAAATTTTTTTTACCTCTTGGAACACCTTTTATTATTAATCCTCCATAAAAATACGAGCGTAATACATTGACTCATCATCTAAATCATGTTCTTTTT
This window contains:
- the cls gene encoding cardiolipin synthase; the protein is MNVIATVFAVLMILFLWLRIDYKLGRKNHLSIVNKREFPTRKSNIKLFTEGNSLFTDLFNEIENAKEHIHILFYIVKDDDISREFLTRLKKKAQEGVEVRLLVDWVGNKISKDMKGKLKKSGVQVFQCHIPKFPYLFYSLNARNHRKVSIIDGKVGYLGGYNVGKEYLGNDPKFGFWRDYHLKIEGEGVQDLQKQFLYDWKDTTNIDLIHHPEYFPPSIEGQSLMKLVPTDGAYLQSHFLDLLNSAKKEIKIGSPYFIPGSKLSNALLYALKRGVKVTILLPKKADHLFVKEAAYPYFQPLLNAGARIYMYEKGFYHAKVFIIDDVICDIGTANFDKRSLYLNHEINCYIYDKTVIQDVKGQFNEELAFSTELTIERYENRSIFHKWKESFSTLISAFL
- the uvsE gene encoding UV DNA damage repair endonuclease UvsE, yielding MRIRLGYVSHALSLWECSPAKTMTFTRYKQLEEIERIQKLKEITAHNLRSTLRMIYYNIAHDIHVYRMSSSIVPLATHPEVMWDYRSVFKKQLKEIGTAVKKSKIRVSFHPNQFTLFTSDKEHITDNAVIDMQYHYDLLDGMGLADISNINIHVGGAYGDKITAIERFHQNIVKLPDHIKKRMTLENDDKTYTTEETLKVCKKEQIPLVFDYHHHQANLGSTDLSELLPEVFSTWDHFGIIPKVHISSPKSEKEFRSHADYVDAEFILPFLHLAREVDQDFDIMIEAKQKDKACLKLTEDLSKIRGVKRIDGGTIEW